TATTTTGTAAAGAGCTTGCTGCCTTATTTTGAACAAGCGCCAGAAGCGCATATTGTTAATGTATCGAGTATGGGTGGCTTTCTCCCTGTGCCGGGGCAATCTGTGTATGGTGCCTCTAAAGCAGCCGTTAAATTATTAACAGAAGGCTTACATTCAGAGCTGAAGGATAGCCATATCCATGTTAGCGTTGTGTTTCCGGGCGCTATTAAAACAGATATTATGACCAATTCGAAAGTTGATCGTGGTCCAAGTGCCGGTGACAATGAGAAGATGGCTGACAAGATTACAACAGCACCTGCAGCAGCTAAAATGATTGTTGATGGTATGGAGGCAAATAAATACCGGATACTTGTTGGGAATGACTCCAAATTAATGGACTTGCTTTATCGCATCATGCCTAAAAAGGCAGCAGCTATTATCGCAGAGAAATTGAAATAGTAAAAAGAGCCGTCGACGACGGCTCTTCTTTTGTCTTATAGATTTTCTAATTCTAGTGTTAATGATTCCCATTCGTGCAGCAAGTGATCTTGTTTTTCTTGCTGTGCGAGTAGTTGGTCATGTAAGTCTTGTACCTTTTCATGGTCACCAAATACTTCGGGAAGGGTAAGGGCTGTTTCGATTTCCTCAATAGCCACTTCTAATGCTTCTAGTTCTGACTCAGTACTTTCGATGGCGCGCGATAGTTTGCGTTCCAACTTAGCCCGTTCTTTATTGGATTGGTAATCTTTTTTCTTCGTATCGGTTTGAGTAGTCGTTGCTAACTCTGCTGCTGCTTCATCGAGAAGCAGTTGGGCGAGCGCAGCTTCTTCTTGTTTCTTCTCGACGTAATAATCGTAATCGCCTAAATAGAGTTTGCTACCATCTTCAGATAGTTCCAAAATACTCGTCGCAATCCGGTTAA
This genomic interval from Jeotgalibaca arthritidis contains the following:
- a CDS encoding SDR family NAD(P)-dependent oxidoreductase, which gives rise to MKVTNKTIVVTGAGAGMGREIVLEILRRGGRVAAVDINQASLEQTKQLAGEKAKDVSLHVMDIRDQAAIEALPQTVIQHHGSIDGVINNAGVIQPFIPVSELDMDKVRFVMDVNFYGTLYFVKSLLPYFEQAPEAHIVNVSSMGGFLPVPGQSVYGASKAAVKLLTEGLHSELKDSHIHVSVVFPGAIKTDIMTNSKVDRGPSAGDNEKMADKITTAPAAAKMIVDGMEANKYRILVGNDSKLMDLLYRIMPKKAAAIIAEKLK